One window of the Acinonyx jubatus isolate Ajub_Pintada_27869175 chromosome A2, VMU_Ajub_asm_v1.0, whole genome shotgun sequence genome contains the following:
- the KEL gene encoding kell blood group glycoprotein isoform X5, with amino-acid sequence MHPLPDPASLPSLLLSSRGWRPEWGRTWPGGMSRAWGRGPFLRQEFPAQQSPVSQVEWPQERHITAGFMVRRVLAAGLLFSLLLGSSVLLVYIFRSCGPRPCRTPECHDLQARYLASGNTSVAPCTDFFSFACGDAQGTKSSFQALAEENKRRLRKILEKPGSRHLGTGEDKAFQFYSSCVDTGAIEAEGAAPLRQVIEELGGWRISGNWTSLDFNRTLSLLMSQYGYFPFFRAYLRPHPTLPHTPVIQLSPVAPSPSSHTCPLLPPRSLLLSSISCVQIDQPEFDLPLKQEQEQKIYAQIVREYLAYLSRLGALLGGDPDKVQQHAFLSISITSQLFQFLRPLEQQQAQEKLFQLVTIDQLQEMAPAIDWLSCLQATFTPMSLRPSQLLVVHDLEYLKNMSQLVEEQLLKYRDFLQSHMILGLVGTLSPALDSKFQEARRSLIQKLRELTQRPPMPTSPRWMKCVEETGTFFEPTLAALFIHEAFSPKTQSAAMELFTAIKDTLITRLRRVPWMDEKTRKEAQDRVTQLQVKMGGPEWALKPSLAREEYNDIQLGPSYLQSFLSCVRSLRARIVQNFLQSFPQHRWQVSTWGVSAYYSISDHVVVFPAGLLQPPFFHPGYPRAVNFGAAGSIMAHELLHIFSQLLLPGGCPACDTHARQGALLCLKRHYQSIPLPSGLSFNGSWTLLENAADIGGLAIALQAYSRRLLGYYGETILPNLDLSPLQLFFRSYAQVMCREPSTWEPQDPHSPPMLRVHGPLSNTQAFARHFHCPRGALMNPSKRCQLW; translated from the exons ATGCACCCCCTTCCTGACCcagcttctctcccttctctcctcctcagtTCAAGAGGGTGGAGACCAGAGTGGGGAAGAACCTGGCCGGGGGGAATGAGCCGGGCATGGGGAAGGGGGCCTTTCTTAAGGCAGGAG TTCCCTGCACAGCAATCTCCAGTATCTCAAGTAGAGTGGCCACAGGAACGCCACATAACGGCGGGGTTCATGGTCCGGCGGGTGCTAGCGGCTGGCCTGCTTTTCAGTCTGCTCCTTGGTTCTTCTGTGCTTTTGGTCTACATCTTCCGGAGCTGTGGCCCTA GGCCCTGCAGGACGCCCGAGTGTCATGATCTTCAGGCTCGTTACCTGGCCTCTGGGAACACCAGTGTGGCCCCCTGTACCGACTTCTTCAGCTTTGCCTGTGGAGACGCCCAAGGCACCAAGAGCTCTTTTCAGGCTCTTGCAGAGGAGAACAAGAGGAGACTTCGGAAAATACTGG AAAAGCCAGGTTCCCGGCACCTGGGCACTGGGGAGGACAAAGCTTTCCAGTTCTACAGCTCCTGTGTGGACACAGGTGCCATTGAAGCCGAAGGGGCTGCCCCCCTCAGACAAGTCATTGAGGAG CTTGGAGGCTGGCGAATCTCCGGTAATTGGACTTCCTTAGACTTTAACCGAACCCTGAGCCTTCTGATGAGTCAGTATGGTTATTTCCCATTCTTCAGAGCCTACCTGCGACCTCATCCTACCCTTCCACACACGCCAGTCATTCAG CTGTCTCCTGTAGCACCTTCCCCATCCTCCCACAcctgtcctctcctccctccacgcTCCCTACTTCTCTCCAGTATCTCTTGTGTCCAGATAGACCAGCCAGAGTTTGATCTTCCCCTCAAGCAAGAGCAGGAACAGAAGATCTATGCTCAG attgTGCGGGAATACCTGGCTTATCTGAGTCGGCTGGGAGCCTTGCTAGGAGGAGACCCAGACAAGGTGCAACAACATGCCTTCCTGTCCATCTCCATTACCTCACAGCTGTTTCAGTTTCTGAGGCCCCTGGAGCAGCAGCAGGCACAGGAGAAGCTCTTTCAGCTGGTCACTATTGACCAACTGCAG GAAATGGCCCCTGCCATCGACTGGTTGTCCTGCTTGCAAGCGACATTCACGCCAATGTCCCTGAGACCCTCCCAGCTCCTCGTAGTCCATGACCTGGAGTATTTGAAAAACATGTCTCAGCTGGTGGAAGAGCAGCTGTTGAAATACAG AGACTTTCTGCAGAGCCACATGATCTTGGGGCTGGTGGGGAccctctctccagccctggaCAGTAAGTTCCAGGAGGCACGCAGATCACTGATCCAGAAACTGCGGGAGCTGACCCAACGACCACCCAtg CCCACCAGCCCTCGATGGATGAAGTGTGTAGAGGAGACAGGAACCTTCTTCGAGCCTACCCTGGCAGCCTTGTTTATTCATGAGGCCTTCAGTCCGAAAACCCAAAGTGCT GCCATGGAACTATTCACTGCAATCAAGGACACCCTCATCACTCGCCTCAGGAGGGTTCCCTGGATGGATGAGAAGACCCGGAAAGAGGCCCAGGATAGG GTCACCCAACTGCAGGTGAAGATGGGGGGCCCAGAATGGGCCCTGAAGCCATCACTGGCCAGGGAGGAATACAACGAT atACAGCTTGGACCCAGCTACCTGCAGTCCTTCCTGAGCTGTGTCCGATCTCTCCGAGCTAGAATTGTCCAGAACTTCTTGCAGTCTTTCCCCCAGCACAG GTGGCAGGTGTCCACCTGGGGGGTCAGTGCTTACTATTCAATATCTGACCATGTGGTGGTCTTCCCAGCCGGACTCCTCCAACCTCCATTCTTCCACCCTGGCTACCCCAG AGCCGTGAACTTTGGCGCTGCTGGCAGCATTATGGCCCATGAGCTGCTGCACATCTTCTCCCAGCTGT TACTCCCTGGGGGCTGCCCAGCCTGTGACACCCATGCCCGACAGGGGGCGCTGCTGTGCCTGAAACGCCACTACCAATCCATTCCGTTACCCAGCGGACTCTCCTTCAATGGCTCTTGGACACTACTGGAGAATGCCGCCGACATCGGGGGGCTGGCCATTGCACTGCAG GCGTACAGCAGGAGGCTGTTAGGGTACTACGGAGAGACTATCCTGCCCAACCTGGACCTCAGCCCTCTACAGCTCTTCTTCCGAAGCTATGCCCAG GTGATGTGTAGGGAGCCCAGCACCTGGGAACCCCAGGATCCTCACAGCCCTCCCATGCTTCGAGTACATGGGCCTCTCAGCAACACGCAAGCCTTTGCCAGACACTTCCACTGTCCGCGTGGTGCCCTCATGAACCCCTCCAAACGCTGCCAGCTCTGGTAA
- the KEL gene encoding kell blood group glycoprotein isoform X6, with the protein MSRAWGRGPFLRQEFPAQQSPVSQVEWPQERHITAGFMVRRVLAAGLLFSLLLGSSVLLVYIFRSCGPRPCRTPECHDLQARYLASGNTSVAPCTDFFSFACGDAQGTKSSFQALAEENKRRLRKILEKPGSRHLGTGEDKAFQFYSSCVDTGAIEAEGAAPLRQVIEELGGWRISGNWTSLDFNRTLSLLMSQYGYFPFFRAYLRPHPTLPHTPVIQLSPVAPSPSSHTCPLLPPRSLLLSSISCVQIDQPEFDLPLKQEQEQKIYAQIVREYLAYLSRLGALLGGDPDKVQQHAFLSISITSQLFQFLRPLEQQQAQEKLFQLVTIDQLQEMAPAIDWLSCLQATFTPMSLRPSQLLVVHDLEYLKNMSQLVEEQLLKYRDFLQSHMILGLVGTLSPALDSKFQEARRSLIQKLRELTQRPPMPTSPRWMKCVEETGTFFEPTLAALFIHEAFSPKTQSAAMELFTAIKDTLITRLRRVPWMDEKTRKEAQDRVTQLQVKMGGPEWALKPSLAREEYNDIQLGPSYLQSFLSCVRSLRARIVQNFLQSFPQHRWQVSTWGVSAYYSISDHVVVFPAGLLQPPFFHPGYPRAVNFGAAGSIMAHELLHIFSQLLLPGGCPACDTHARQGALLCLKRHYQSIPLPSGLSFNGSWTLLENAADIGGLAIALQAYSRRLLGYYGETILPNLDLSPLQLFFRSYAQVMCREPSTWEPQDPHSPPMLRVHGPLSNTQAFARHFHCPRGALMNPSKRCQLW; encoded by the exons ATGAGCCGGGCATGGGGAAGGGGGCCTTTCTTAAGGCAGGAG TTCCCTGCACAGCAATCTCCAGTATCTCAAGTAGAGTGGCCACAGGAACGCCACATAACGGCGGGGTTCATGGTCCGGCGGGTGCTAGCGGCTGGCCTGCTTTTCAGTCTGCTCCTTGGTTCTTCTGTGCTTTTGGTCTACATCTTCCGGAGCTGTGGCCCTA GGCCCTGCAGGACGCCCGAGTGTCATGATCTTCAGGCTCGTTACCTGGCCTCTGGGAACACCAGTGTGGCCCCCTGTACCGACTTCTTCAGCTTTGCCTGTGGAGACGCCCAAGGCACCAAGAGCTCTTTTCAGGCTCTTGCAGAGGAGAACAAGAGGAGACTTCGGAAAATACTGG AAAAGCCAGGTTCCCGGCACCTGGGCACTGGGGAGGACAAAGCTTTCCAGTTCTACAGCTCCTGTGTGGACACAGGTGCCATTGAAGCCGAAGGGGCTGCCCCCCTCAGACAAGTCATTGAGGAG CTTGGAGGCTGGCGAATCTCCGGTAATTGGACTTCCTTAGACTTTAACCGAACCCTGAGCCTTCTGATGAGTCAGTATGGTTATTTCCCATTCTTCAGAGCCTACCTGCGACCTCATCCTACCCTTCCACACACGCCAGTCATTCAG CTGTCTCCTGTAGCACCTTCCCCATCCTCCCACAcctgtcctctcctccctccacgcTCCCTACTTCTCTCCAGTATCTCTTGTGTCCAGATAGACCAGCCAGAGTTTGATCTTCCCCTCAAGCAAGAGCAGGAACAGAAGATCTATGCTCAG attgTGCGGGAATACCTGGCTTATCTGAGTCGGCTGGGAGCCTTGCTAGGAGGAGACCCAGACAAGGTGCAACAACATGCCTTCCTGTCCATCTCCATTACCTCACAGCTGTTTCAGTTTCTGAGGCCCCTGGAGCAGCAGCAGGCACAGGAGAAGCTCTTTCAGCTGGTCACTATTGACCAACTGCAG GAAATGGCCCCTGCCATCGACTGGTTGTCCTGCTTGCAAGCGACATTCACGCCAATGTCCCTGAGACCCTCCCAGCTCCTCGTAGTCCATGACCTGGAGTATTTGAAAAACATGTCTCAGCTGGTGGAAGAGCAGCTGTTGAAATACAG AGACTTTCTGCAGAGCCACATGATCTTGGGGCTGGTGGGGAccctctctccagccctggaCAGTAAGTTCCAGGAGGCACGCAGATCACTGATCCAGAAACTGCGGGAGCTGACCCAACGACCACCCAtg CCCACCAGCCCTCGATGGATGAAGTGTGTAGAGGAGACAGGAACCTTCTTCGAGCCTACCCTGGCAGCCTTGTTTATTCATGAGGCCTTCAGTCCGAAAACCCAAAGTGCT GCCATGGAACTATTCACTGCAATCAAGGACACCCTCATCACTCGCCTCAGGAGGGTTCCCTGGATGGATGAGAAGACCCGGAAAGAGGCCCAGGATAGG GTCACCCAACTGCAGGTGAAGATGGGGGGCCCAGAATGGGCCCTGAAGCCATCACTGGCCAGGGAGGAATACAACGAT atACAGCTTGGACCCAGCTACCTGCAGTCCTTCCTGAGCTGTGTCCGATCTCTCCGAGCTAGAATTGTCCAGAACTTCTTGCAGTCTTTCCCCCAGCACAG GTGGCAGGTGTCCACCTGGGGGGTCAGTGCTTACTATTCAATATCTGACCATGTGGTGGTCTTCCCAGCCGGACTCCTCCAACCTCCATTCTTCCACCCTGGCTACCCCAG AGCCGTGAACTTTGGCGCTGCTGGCAGCATTATGGCCCATGAGCTGCTGCACATCTTCTCCCAGCTGT TACTCCCTGGGGGCTGCCCAGCCTGTGACACCCATGCCCGACAGGGGGCGCTGCTGTGCCTGAAACGCCACTACCAATCCATTCCGTTACCCAGCGGACTCTCCTTCAATGGCTCTTGGACACTACTGGAGAATGCCGCCGACATCGGGGGGCTGGCCATTGCACTGCAG GCGTACAGCAGGAGGCTGTTAGGGTACTACGGAGAGACTATCCTGCCCAACCTGGACCTCAGCCCTCTACAGCTCTTCTTCCGAAGCTATGCCCAG GTGATGTGTAGGGAGCCCAGCACCTGGGAACCCCAGGATCCTCACAGCCCTCCCATGCTTCGAGTACATGGGCCTCTCAGCAACACGCAAGCCTTTGCCAGACACTTCCACTGTCCGCGTGGTGCCCTCATGAACCCCTCCAAACGCTGCCAGCTCTGGTAA